The Bacteroidia bacterium genomic interval GCCGGTACCGGTTTAGCAATACTTACTATGCTAATTTAATTCTTTTTTGCTTTTAACAGTGGTAGAACAACCATCAATAGTCCACCTATACAAACAATCCCTGAAATCAAGAACAAATAAAACCAAGGTAATAGCTTATACATCATGACGCTATAAGACATATCAGGTTGAGCAAACAAGTAATATGTTTTGAGAAATCCTTCGACAATTAAGGTCAGCCAAAAAATTAGCAGAGCTAAATTGGCTACTAAATAACCGGTTTTAATCTGCTTTTCTTTGTGGGGGGCATATCCAAGAATATCAAAAGCAAAAGCGAGCAACAACATTGTATTAATTCCAATTGTTGCTCCCATAGTATGTCCGACAATTACGTGAGTGCCATGCATATAAACATTCAATGCAGGCACAGACATAGCAATTGCTAAAATCAAGGTTAAGAAAACCCAAACATCTGCCGCAAACAGAAATTTATATGGAATGATGTTGAAATTCTTTTTCGCTGTTGTCAAAGATGACTTCCACAGATAAATAATTCTTCCAAGCAATAACAACTCTGTCATACTCACCAAATAACCTATATGTTTCACATAAGGCTGTGTTGGCAATACATACACATGATGTCCCCAATTAAACATAAGGTTAAAGACTCCCAAAAAATACAATCCAAAGGCAATTTTAGAAAAGCTATACTTTTTATTGCCGGCAATTTTATCCATCAAGTAAATTGAAGTACCATACACCAATTGATTCCAAGCACCAACAAGAGAGCCATAAGACTTCCATTGAATCGTCATGTCTTTTACAAGATTATTTCTCACCTGAGGCAGCAGCCATGAATTAGATTCTAAATAAGTAAACAAAAAGAAGACAGCCCCTGTCAACCACATCCATACATATACAGGTTGGTTTTTCAGCGTTTTAATTCCTGCAACAAAGACAAAAATAAATATAGCCCAACTCACGGTAATTGGGATAGAAAAAATAGGGTCAAACTCCCAATATTCTCTGCCTCCAAATACTCCAAACACATAAGACAGTAAAATTCCGAAGAAAGTTAATGCAAGTATCCAGAACACAACTCTTATTAAATTGTTGTATCTCCTGATTGCATATTGATCTTCATGCATGTAATAAATAATACTACCGATAGCGCAGGTGAGAATCCAAAAAATTGCAGATGATACATGTAAAGGACGGATTTTTGTAAAAGAAAACACATCTTTTAAAAACCCTGGCACTACATATTCAATGGCACCTAACAACCCAAAAAGCAAGGTTGAAAGTAAGAAAATCAAACCTGTTTTTATAAATAGGCGCGAGTAGTCTTTATGGCTGGGATATTGTTCCATCTAAATGTTTAATAAATTCCTCAGGCTTATATACGCCAGTGGAGTTTGTGTATTTAAAAAATTCAACAAATTGCTGTACTTCAGACTCTGTTAAGTGAAAGTTAGGCATTACCTGTGTGCCGGTATGTAACACAGACGAGATATACTCCTCAGACCTTCTTTCGTAAACATTGGTTAAATCCGGACCTAAGTGACCACCCAGTCCATAAATCTGATGACACGAAGTACAATTTTTCTTTTGCCAGAGTATCCTGCCTGCTTGTGCCATAGCATTAGGTTCAACACCTTGATAATTATCCTCTTCATACAACAATATACTATAAGAGAGAAACGAGCCAATCAATATGAATAGAATCACAATCTTACTTCTATACATCCCCTTACAAATTCCGTTCAATTATAAAACAAGATTGGCAAAATGCTATGTCTTTTCTTTTTTTTCTTACCTCCATGCTTCTTCAGAAATCCTACACTAGGAAAACAGATTCTCGCTTTGTCAGAATAAGAATCTAAATTACCTTGCAATTTTCAATTATTTTTTCTTATAAATTTTGACCTTACCTTCTGCGTTGTTATTCAGTATTTGAACCTTTCCAAACCCAAGAGCTTCAATCTTTGGTTTGATTAAGGATTCGGTACCTACTGCAACAATCAGCATATTGTCAGGAGTCAAATATTGCTTCGCAAAATTATTGATATCTTCTTTAGTCAGTGAATTAATTATTTCTGCTTGCTTCTTTTTATAATCGGCATCTAAATTTCTATTTACAATACCAAATAAGAATGAAGCTTTGCCAAAAGAAGATTCATAATCCAATGCATCACTGGAAATCAATGCACTCTTTGTGAATGCAAGTTCCTCATCAGTAATGCCTTCTTCTTTATATTTCTTGATAATATTCAGAATCTCTACAATGGCACTATCTGTTGCTTCTGCTTTTACACTGGCACTCACGACATAATAACCCGGGTAGTTTTTATATGGCGCACTGAAACCTGAACGAATTCCGTAGGTCCAACCATGATCTTCTCTTATAGACAAGTTCAATCTTGAATTAAAATTACCACCCAGAATAAAATTCATCACATTGGCTTTAAAGAAATCGCCATAAGTGTCATATTTCATTGCCCTATTACCCATAATTAAGAAAGACTGAGAAGCAAAGTCCTTATTGATTATAAATGCTTGAGTAGTTTGATATTCAGGGAACTTAGCA includes:
- a CDS encoding cbb3-type cytochrome c oxidase subunit I, with translation MEQYPSHKDYSRLFIKTGLIFLLSTLLFGLLGAIEYVVPGFLKDVFSFTKIRPLHVSSAIFWILTCAIGSIIYYMHEDQYAIRRYNNLIRVVFWILALTFFGILLSYVFGVFGGREYWEFDPIFSIPITVSWAIFIFVFVAGIKTLKNQPVYVWMWLTGAVFFLFTYLESNSWLLPQVRNNLVKDMTIQWKSYGSLVGAWNQLVYGTSIYLMDKIAGNKKYSFSKIAFGLYFLGVFNLMFNWGHHVYVLPTQPYVKHIGYLVSMTELLLLGRIIYLWKSSLTTAKKNFNIIPYKFLFAADVWVFLTLILAIAMSVPALNVYMHGTHVIVGHTMGATIGINTMLLLAFAFDILGYAPHKEKQIKTGYLVANLALLIFWLTLIVEGFLKTYYLFAQPDMSYSVMMYKLLPWFYLFLISGIVCIGGLLMVVLPLLKAKKN
- a CDS encoding cytochrome c produces the protein MYRSKIVILFILIGSFLSYSILLYEEDNYQGVEPNAMAQAGRILWQKKNCTSCHQIYGLGGHLGPDLTNVYERRSEEYISSVLHTGTQVMPNFHLTESEVQQFVEFFKYTNSTGVYKPEEFIKHLDGTISQP